The following is a genomic window from Chania multitudinisentens RB-25.
TAAGACCAACGGGTAATCCCATATAAGCGACCATCCCAATGAAGAACCCACCAACGGCTCCCCCGATACAGGCGGTGATAAAAGGTTTCACTCTGGGTAGAGTAACGCCATAAATCAGAGGCTCACCGATTCCAAGAATACCAGGAATGATGGCTCCCTTGATTTGAGTACGCAGTATCGAGCCCGTTTTCGCTCTGGCGTACAGTGCCATTGCGGCCCCTACTTGCCCCCCACCTGCCATGGCTAGGATCGGAAACAGTGAGTTGAAGCCTTGGGCATCCATTAAAGCGAAATAGACCGGAACAAACCCTTGATGAATACCAAACATTACTGCAAGCAGGAACAGGCCAGCCAGAATGGCGCTACCAAACGGGTTGCCATTCAGATGTAAAAACAGCCATGACATCCCTTTAAACAGTTCCCCGCCGATTGGCATGATAACCACGAACGTCACTGCGCCCATAATCAGCAGGGTAATGACTGAGGTCAGTATCATGTCCAGATTATCGGGGATAAATTTCCGTACCGTCCGCTCAACCCATGCGCCCAGAATAGTAGCAATCAGCACGCCAATAATGCTGCCTCTAGGATCGATAGGCAGGCCAAAGAAACTATCAATGCCGGAATAGTAACCGACCTTGGCGTCTGGTACGTAGCCCAGCACAAACAGCGAAGCAATAATGGCTCCATTCACCCCTGTGCCACCAAACGCTTTTTGCGCATTATGGCCGATAAGAATACTCAAAAAGGCAAACAGGCCTTTGCTGAATACTTTCATATAACCAATTGCGCTGATGAGCCAAGGATTGGGTGACTCAACGCCAATGACCATGCTTTGCTCAAGCAGGGTTGCAATCCCTAACAACAACCCTGCGGCAATGAAGCCAGGAATCAATGGGGTAAAGATGGTGGCAAACTTAGTGAAAAAATGATGAATAGCGCTACTTTGCTTTGATTTAAGCTGCTTTTTATTCTCCGAAGCAATTGCGTTAAGATCCTTGGGAGTATCAGACGTATTCTGTTCAGCTCGGCTTAGCAATGCATTCATCATTTCCGCTGCGGTTTGCGCTTTACCCGGCCCCAGGACGATCTGCAACTGATCGTCCCCCTCAATAACACCCATTACGCCTGCGATTTTTTTCAGTGCATCGCGGTCAACGAGTTCTCTGTCCCTCAGGGTTAGGCGCAACCGCGTCATGCAGTTGCCGCAAATCGCGATGTTACTGCCACCGCCGACATGACCCAAAATTTGTTCGATCATTGCTTCATTAATTTTCGCCATCGGATTGACGTCCTGTTCCTGATAAGACTGCGCGGATAAAACCATTGTTGTGTTTTAGAATCGCACTGGCTTCGGTGGCCGAGAGGTTAGCCAGTACCATGACTATCGCGGTTTTACAGTGGTGCCCACAGGCGTTTAAGGCTTCGGAGGCACGTTGGTGATTGCACGTGGTTGCTTGCATAACGATGTTAATCTGGCGTTGCGCCAGCTTGGCATTGGTGGCTTCAACGTCCACCATCAGATTACCGTAGACCTTGCCGATACGGATCATTGCCCCAGTACTCAGCATATTGAGCACCAGTTTTTGTGCCGTCGCTGCCTTCATGCGTGATGAGCCAGTGACCACTTCACCTCCTACCA
Proteins encoded in this region:
- the murP gene encoding PTS N-acetylmuramic acid transporter subunit IIBC, which gives rise to MAKINEAMIEQILGHVGGGSNIAICGNCMTRLRLTLRDRELVDRDALKKIAGVMGVIEGDDQLQIVLGPGKAQTAAEMMNALLSRAEQNTSDTPKDLNAIASENKKQLKSKQSSAIHHFFTKFATIFTPLIPGFIAAGLLLGIATLLEQSMVIGVESPNPWLISAIGYMKVFSKGLFAFLSILIGHNAQKAFGGTGVNGAIIASLFVLGYVPDAKVGYYSGIDSFFGLPIDPRGSIIGVLIATILGAWVERTVRKFIPDNLDMILTSVITLLIMGAVTFVVIMPIGGELFKGMSWLFLHLNGNPFGSAILAGLFLLAVMFGIHQGFVPVYFALMDAQGFNSLFPILAMAGGGQVGAAMALYARAKTGSILRTQIKGAIIPGILGIGEPLIYGVTLPRVKPFITACIGGAVGGFFIGMVAYMGLPVGLNTVFGPSGIVSIPLMTSAQGIYAGIMVYTAGLLVAYTAGFIFTWFFGSKNVDLS